One window of the Streptomyces sp. ITFR-21 genome contains the following:
- a CDS encoding glycosyltransferase family 39 protein, whose amino-acid sequence MAVFVAARLAGLTVVTLWAHRRGDHPRNLLGLGWDALWYHRIADYGYGTFVPGWEHPGVRYSDLAFFPLYPMTVRAVDAVFPVGSVACALLVAWLSAVVAAWGVFAVVDHAYGRRVGIALVVLWGLLPHAVVLSMAYTEPMMCALAAWSLYAALTRRWLTAGLLSLLAGLSRPNAAAVAAAVAAAVLADARHRRRTGRPQLPRAWAAALIAPLGWFGYVGWAGLQTESGLHGALHGYFAVQRGWGSRYDFGRYALRYVKHLVLFPDTLSAYLSAALCAGAVVLLVLAVLDRMPLPLLVYSAVLAAIALGGADFFSCKPRFLLPAFPLLVPCAVALAGARPRAAAVAVVALAGISLGYGAYVLTVVPVPI is encoded by the coding sequence ATGGCCGTCTTCGTCGCGGCCCGGCTCGCCGGCCTGACCGTGGTCACCCTGTGGGCGCACCGGCGCGGCGACCATCCCCGCAACCTGCTGGGCCTGGGCTGGGACGCGCTCTGGTACCACCGCATCGCCGACTACGGCTACGGCACCTTCGTCCCCGGCTGGGAACACCCCGGCGTCCGCTACAGCGACCTGGCCTTCTTCCCGCTCTACCCGATGACGGTACGGGCGGTGGACGCGGTGTTTCCGGTCGGTTCGGTGGCGTGCGCGCTGCTGGTGGCGTGGCTGTCGGCGGTGGTGGCCGCCTGGGGGGTCTTCGCGGTCGTCGACCACGCGTACGGGCGCCGGGTCGGCATCGCGCTGGTCGTCCTCTGGGGGCTGCTGCCGCACGCGGTCGTGCTGTCCATGGCGTACACCGAGCCGATGATGTGCGCGCTGGCCGCCTGGTCGCTCTACGCCGCGCTGACCCGCCGCTGGCTGACCGCCGGCCTGCTGAGCCTGCTCGCGGGGCTGTCCCGGCCCAACGCCGCCGCGGTCGCGGCGGCCGTCGCCGCGGCCGTGCTCGCCGACGCACGGCACCGACGGCGTACCGGCCGGCCGCAGCTGCCGCGCGCCTGGGCCGCCGCGCTGATCGCACCGCTCGGCTGGTTCGGCTACGTCGGCTGGGCCGGCCTGCAGACCGAGAGCGGGCTGCACGGCGCCCTGCACGGCTACTTCGCGGTGCAACGCGGCTGGGGCTCGCGGTACGACTTCGGGCGGTACGCGCTGCGGTACGTCAAGCACCTGGTGCTCTTCCCCGACACGCTGTCCGCCTACCTCTCGGCCGCCCTGTGCGCGGGCGCGGTGGTCCTGCTGGTGCTGGCGGTACTGGACCGGATGCCGCTGCCGCTGCTGGTCTACTCCGCGGTCCTGGCGGCCATCGCGCTCGGCGGCGCCGACTTCTTCTCCTGCAAGCCGCGCTTCCTGCTGCCGGCCTTCCCGCTCCTGGTGCCGTGCGCGGTGGCGCTGGCCGGGGCCCGGCCGCGCGCCGCCGCCGTGGCGGTGGTCGCGCTGGCCGGGATCTCGCTCGGCTACGGCGCCTACGTACTGACCGTGGTCCCCGTGCCCATCTGA